A genomic stretch from Corynebacterium faecale includes:
- a CDS encoding DJ-1/PfpI family protein, which produces MSKKILVISTDFGTERDELVVPVDKLKGLGHDVTVATPNGEPVQTVLSDKDWDLEFPVDGKLSGYTSTDFDVIVLPGGTVNSDNARLDTEILDQLKKQAGAGRTVAAICHAPWALIDAGLAPNKNLTSYTSVRIDLENAGATWHDVPVQICNTDEWTLITSRNPGDLDPFIEAIDQA; this is translated from the coding sequence ATGTCCAAGAAGATTCTTGTCATTTCCACCGATTTCGGCACCGAGCGGGATGAGCTGGTGGTGCCGGTGGACAAGCTCAAAGGCCTCGGCCATGACGTCACGGTGGCCACGCCCAACGGTGAGCCGGTTCAGACCGTGCTCAGCGACAAGGACTGGGATCTCGAATTCCCCGTCGACGGAAAGCTCTCCGGGTACACCTCCACCGATTTCGACGTGATCGTCCTGCCCGGCGGCACCGTCAACTCCGACAACGCCCGCCTGGACACCGAAATCCTCGACCAGCTGAAGAAGCAGGCAGGGGCAGGCCGCACGGTTGCGGCCATCTGTCATGCGCCGTGGGCGCTTATCGACGCCGGTCTGGCCCCCAACAAAAACCTCACGTCCTACACCTCCGTGCGGATTGACCTGGAAAATGCCGGTGCCACCTGGCATGACGTCCCCGTCCAGATCTGCAACACCGATGAGTGGACACTGATCACCTCCCGCAATCCGGGCGATCTGGATCCTTTTATCGAGGCAATCGATCAGGCTTAG
- a CDS encoding LysR family transcriptional regulator, with protein sequence MNLEQLKSFVEVVRHGQIYRAAEELHISQPALSRQMSALEAEIGAPLLERHSRGVHMTRAGEALHDEAVEIMTRMQSLVDEIRSGEHLITSINIGVPPGLPNSWLQERLVTTGESFRVSLIEAPTDEQLTMLKQKKLDIALARRRSEAFPTQLVYQQRLGIVVREQSALLESLHHRDSATLVDMEGLRVLAHSRGEVRVQEEILKNAMLSAGVNATWIFRKFGQYSALIADLVDADVALTTKTSAAKNFPGWVWIPLEGEDAAGDDLVVRTWATWDPQPSEEVTALITRFTTPLLMPPEMNPSIGQTPRTG encoded by the coding sequence ATGAATCTGGAACAGTTGAAATCCTTCGTCGAGGTAGTTCGACATGGCCAGATCTACCGGGCCGCGGAGGAACTTCACATCTCCCAACCAGCACTGAGCAGGCAGATGTCCGCATTGGAGGCTGAGATCGGTGCCCCTCTGTTGGAACGCCACTCCCGTGGAGTCCACATGACCAGAGCCGGCGAGGCGCTTCACGACGAGGCCGTGGAGATCATGACCCGGATGCAGTCACTGGTGGATGAGATCCGCTCAGGCGAACACCTCATCACCAGCATCAACATCGGTGTACCGCCCGGTCTGCCCAATTCCTGGCTGCAGGAACGCCTGGTCACCACCGGGGAAAGCTTCCGCGTCTCACTCATCGAGGCCCCCACAGATGAACAGCTCACCATGCTCAAACAGAAGAAGTTGGATATTGCCCTGGCCAGGAGACGGAGTGAGGCCTTCCCCACCCAGCTGGTTTATCAGCAGCGGCTGGGCATTGTCGTCCGGGAGCAGTCGGCACTTTTAGAGTCTCTCCACCATCGTGATTCCGCGACACTGGTGGACATGGAGGGTCTCCGTGTCCTGGCGCATTCCCGCGGAGAGGTCCGTGTCCAGGAGGAGATCCTCAAAAATGCGATGCTCTCCGCCGGCGTCAATGCCACCTGGATCTTCCGCAAATTCGGTCAGTACAGCGCGCTCATCGCTGACCTGGTTGATGCGGATGTCGCACTGACCACCAAAACCTCCGCCGCCAAGAACTTCCCCGGTTGGGTGTGGATCCCCCTCGAAGGTGAAGATGCCGCCGGTGATGATCTTGTGGTGCGCACCTGGGCAACCTGGGATCCGCAGCCCTCCGAGGAGGTCACAGCCCTGATCACCCGATTCACCACCCCACTGTTGATGCCCCCGGAAATGAACCCTTCCATAGGTCAAACCCCGCGGACCGGATGA
- a CDS encoding MFS transporter, with product MMSKNPQGSLNLDSPIPGGAQDPGTHPAKTPKKAALSSWIGSALEYYDFAVYGTAAALVLNQLFFPEDTAPGVAILASMATVGVAYIVRPLGALIMGPLGDRYGRKFVLMLCLFLIGASTFIVGCLPTFDQVGYLAPALLVMCRIIQGLSASGEQSSAISVSLEHATEHRRALTASWTLHGTQFGTLLATAVFIPFTIFLSEEALMSWGWRVPFWLSAVVVLVAFLIRRGLEEPPAFRENKAASTREASPLAITLKYHKAAVARVAVAAMINSVNVVFTVWSLSFATNVVGLDRSTMLMVPVVANVVALLTIPFSGLLADRFGRRPVFIIGAIGAGLAMNGYLSAIYSGNWLMIFSMGIVMSGLLYSLSNAVWPAFYAEMFPTSVRVTGLALGTQIGFAVSGGFAPIIASLLAGAEGDNWVQVAIFVGVVCVIAAGAAATAKETKDLNLDEIDALHFARGEAADLARTGAAAVATRPTTVTVSPDGSLSRTGRITSDTYRDEYKESTL from the coding sequence ATGATGAGCAAGAACCCACAGGGTTCCCTGAACCTTGATTCCCCAATTCCCGGGGGCGCTCAGGACCCGGGCACCCACCCTGCCAAGACTCCGAAGAAGGCAGCGCTGTCCAGCTGGATCGGTTCAGCGCTGGAATACTACGACTTCGCTGTCTATGGAACAGCCGCCGCCCTGGTGCTCAACCAACTGTTCTTCCCCGAGGACACCGCCCCAGGAGTGGCCATCCTGGCCTCCATGGCCACCGTGGGTGTTGCCTATATCGTCCGTCCACTCGGTGCCCTGATCATGGGGCCGCTGGGCGACCGGTATGGCCGGAAATTTGTTCTGATGCTCTGCCTGTTCCTCATTGGGGCCAGCACGTTTATCGTGGGCTGTCTCCCCACCTTCGATCAGGTGGGTTATCTGGCACCGGCGCTGCTGGTGATGTGCCGCATCATCCAGGGTCTGTCCGCCTCGGGTGAGCAGTCCAGTGCCATCTCCGTGTCGCTGGAACACGCCACGGAACACCGGCGCGCACTCACCGCCAGCTGGACCCTTCACGGAACACAGTTCGGAACCCTGCTGGCCACCGCGGTATTCATCCCTTTCACCATCTTCCTCAGTGAGGAAGCCCTGATGTCCTGGGGTTGGCGCGTGCCGTTCTGGCTCTCCGCAGTGGTGGTCCTCGTTGCCTTCCTGATTCGTCGCGGACTGGAGGAACCACCGGCCTTCCGTGAGAACAAGGCCGCCAGCACCCGGGAAGCATCCCCGCTGGCCATCACCTTGAAGTACCACAAGGCAGCTGTTGCCCGTGTCGCCGTCGCCGCGATGATCAACTCCGTCAATGTCGTCTTCACCGTCTGGTCCCTGTCGTTTGCCACCAATGTGGTCGGACTGGATCGCTCCACCATGCTGATGGTTCCGGTGGTGGCCAATGTGGTTGCCCTGCTGACCATTCCCTTCTCCGGTCTGTTGGCTGATCGCTTCGGGCGTCGCCCGGTATTCATCATCGGTGCCATCGGTGCGGGACTGGCCATGAACGGCTACCTGAGTGCGATCTACTCCGGCAACTGGCTCATGATCTTCTCCATGGGCATCGTGATGTCCGGTCTGCTGTACTCCCTGTCCAATGCGGTGTGGCCGGCGTTCTACGCTGAAATGTTCCCCACCTCTGTGCGTGTGACCGGCCTTGCCCTGGGAACCCAGATCGGTTTCGCCGTCTCCGGTGGTTTCGCCCCGATCATCGCCTCCCTGCTGGCAGGTGCCGAGGGGGACAACTGGGTACAGGTCGCCATCTTCGTCGGCGTGGTCTGTGTCATCGCCGCGGGTGCAGCCGCGACCGCCAAGGAAACCAAGGATCTCAACCTCGATGAGATCGACGCCCTGCACTTCGCCCGTGGTGAGGCCGCGGATCTGGCACGCACCGGTGCCGCGGCCGTGGCAACACGCCCCACCACAGTGACCGTCAGCCCGGATGGATCGCTGAGCAGGACGGGGAGGATCACCTCCGACACCTACCGTGATGAGTACAAGGAATCCACACTCTGA